The genomic DNA GGCGCCGTGAAGGAGAGCTCCTCGAGCAGGCGCTCGAGGACGGTGTGCAACCGGCGCGCGCCGATATTCTCCGAGCGCGCGTTCACCGCGGCCGCGATTTCGGCGAGCGCGCCGACCGCATCCTCGGTGAAATTGAGATGCACACCTTCAGTTTCCATCAGCGCGACATATTGCCGCGTGAGCGCATTTTCGGGCTCGGTCAGGATGCGGATGAAATCTTCGCGCGTCAGAGCCTGCAATTCGACGCGAATCGGAAAGCGACCCTGGAATTCGGGGATGAGGTCCGACGGTTTGGAAGTATGAAACGCGCCCGAGGCGACGAACAGGATGTGATCGGTCCTGATCGCCCCGTACTTGGTGTTGACCGTCGAGCCTTCGACGATCGGCAGCAGGTCGCGCTGCACGCCTTCGCGGGAGACATCGGCGCCCCGGTTCGCGTCGCGTCCCGCGATCTTGTCGATCTCGTCGATGAACACGATCCCGGACTGCTCGGCGCGATGAATCGCTTCCTGCGCGACGGCCTCCATGTCGACCAGCCGCGCCGCTTCCTCCTGCGTCAGCAGCTCGAGCGCCTCCTGGATCTTCACCTTGCGGTGGCGCGTCTTCTTGGGCATGAGCTGATTCATCAGCTCCTTCATGTTGAGGCCCATCTCTTCCATGCCCTGCGGCGCAAGGACTTCGACCATCGGCGCGGCATTGGCGGAAACTTCGATCTCGACTTCGCGATCGTCGAGCATGCCCTCGCGCAGGAGCTTGCGCAGCTTCTCGCGCGTCTCCTTGTGCGAGCCGTTCTCGGGCGGCTCGATCTCGCCCTGGGGCGTTACGACCGCGGGCCGGCGCACCTTGGCCGGCGCAGGAAACAGCAAGTCAAGCAGATGCTCCTCGGCGTTATCGCGCGCCTTGAGCGCGACGCGTTCGCGCGCTTCCTCGCGCACCAGCTTAACCGAGATTTCCGCGAGGTCGCGGATCATCGACTCGACGTCGCGGCCGACGTAGCCGACCTCGGTGTAGCGCGAGGCTTCGACCTTGATGAACGGCGCCTGCGCCAGCCGAGCGAGCCTTCGCGCGATCTCGGTCTTGCCGACGCCGGTCGGACCGATCATGAGTATGTTCTTGGGCGCGATTTCGTCGCGCAGGTCGGGCGCGACGTTCTGACGGCGCCACCGGTTGCGCAGCGCGATCGCGACCGAGCGCTTGGCGTCGTGCTGGCCGACGATGTAGCGATCGAGCTCGGAGACGATTTCGCGCGGAGTCATTACCTGCGGCACAGACATCGCGATCAAAGTTCCTCGATGACGAATTGGGCGTTGGTGTAAACGCAAATCTCGGATGCGATCTTCATGGAAGCGTCGGCGATCTGGCGCGCGCTCAGCGCCGGCGCAACGCGCACGATCCCACGCGCCGCGGCGAGCGCGAAGTTGCCGCCCGAGCCGATCGCAAGGATGCCGTCGTCAGGCTCGAGCACGTCGCCCGCGCCGGAGATCAGAAGCGAGCCTTCGCGATCGGCCACCACCAGCATCGCCTCGAGCCGCCGCAGAATCCGGTCGGTGCGCCAGTCCTTGGCGAGCTCGACTGCGGCGCGGCGTAGCACGCCGTTGAACTCCTGGAGCTTCGCTTCGAACTTGTCGAACAGCGTCATCGCGTCGGCGGTCGAGCCGGCAAATCCCGCCAGCACGCGATCCTGATGCAGCCGGCGCACCTTGCGCGCCGTGCTTTTCATGATCGTCTGGCCGACGCTGACCTGCCCGTCGCCAGCCATCACGACACTGTCGCGATGGCGCACGCTCAGAATCGTGGTGTGGCGAAACTTGGCTCCCGGTTCAAGCCCTTGGGTGGGCACGCTTGTAGACCTCTTTCAAATGGTTGACGCTCACGTGCGTATAGCGCTGCGTCGTCGCAAGGCTCGCATGGCCGAGCATCTCCTGGATCGACCTTAGATCGGCGCCGTTGCTGAGCATATGCGTCGCGAAGCAGTGACGCAGGCCGTGCGGTGTGATTTGTCCGCCACGCCCCGCAAGTTCCAGCCGCCTCGCAAGGATTTTCTCAACGCTGCGCGTCGTGAGTCTAGCGCCCCTGAGATTGGTGATGACCGCGCCGGCGCGATCCGCTTTATCCGGCATCACGTCGCGCCACGCTCGCAGCGCATCG from Candidatus Binataceae bacterium includes the following:
- the hslU gene encoding ATP-dependent protease ATPase subunit HslU, which gives rise to MSVPQVMTPREIVSELDRYIVGQHDAKRSVAIALRNRWRRQNVAPDLRDEIAPKNILMIGPTGVGKTEIARRLARLAQAPFIKVEASRYTEVGYVGRDVESMIRDLAEISVKLVREEARERVALKARDNAEEHLLDLLFPAPAKVRRPAVVTPQGEIEPPENGSHKETREKLRKLLREGMLDDREVEIEVSANAAPMVEVLAPQGMEEMGLNMKELMNQLMPKKTRHRKVKIQEALELLTQEEAARLVDMEAVAQEAIHRAEQSGIVFIDEIDKIAGRDANRGADVSREGVQRDLLPIVEGSTVNTKYGAIRTDHILFVASGAFHTSKPSDLIPEFQGRFPIRVELQALTREDFIRILTEPENALTRQYVALMETEGVHLNFTEDAVGALAEIAAAVNARSENIGARRLHTVLERLLEELSFTAPEMNQREITIDAEYVHGRLDAIVKDEDLSRYIL
- the hslV gene encoding ATP-dependent protease subunit HslV; translated protein: MPTQGLEPGAKFRHTTILSVRHRDSVVMAGDGQVSVGQTIMKSTARKVRRLHQDRVLAGFAGSTADAMTLFDKFEAKLQEFNGVLRRAAVELAKDWRTDRILRRLEAMLVVADREGSLLISGAGDVLEPDDGILAIGSGGNFALAAARGIVRVAPALSARQIADASMKIASEICVYTNAQFVIEEL